Proteins encoded in a region of the bacterium genome:
- a CDS encoding ferritin: protein MNAAINGQIGREFAASLEYVSIASGFASAGLTELAKHFYRQAEEERDHAMRFVKYVVDAGGKVAIPAIPAPKSAFAGAEEAVRNSLEWEVTVTKQINALVCPVWTRC, encoded by the coding sequence ATGAACGCGGCGATAAACGGACAGATCGGTCGCGAGTTCGCGGCGTCGCTCGAGTACGTCTCCATCGCGTCTGGCTTTGCCTCCGCGGGTCTGACTGAACTAGCCAAACACTTCTACCGCCAGGCTGAAGAGGAGCGCGATCACGCGATGCGCTTCGTGAAGTACGTGGTGGACGCGGGGGGCAAAGTGGCCATCCCGGCCATTCCCGCCCCCAAGAGCGCGTTTGCGGGCGCCGAGGAAGCCGTAAGAAACTCGCTCGAGTGGGAAGTGACCGTCACCAAACAAATCAACGCTCTAGTGTGTCCAGTATGGACGAGGTGTTGA
- a CDS encoding HXXEE domain-containing protein, protein MTAVEVIHEMAERDGTHGSRLFDRSQLSLEWFSVREVKVRIGGEQKHRAENGGVAGAELPRTEPSGRDAEEPRLSRSGIVRSGAVAEVRSTKHWVGRNWMYGGFLAGLFLLAVAPAALVSAGRPLVLVYLQLPIYMIHQLEEHYDDRFRRWINETIGGGREMLSTPAVVVINVVGVWVVDLAAFYLARFVDVGLGLIAVYLTLVNAVFHLAAGAGQRRYNPGLATAILLFVPCGVWGLVAVSAQPGVSAADHVIGLAVAIFIHAAIIVYGKRRVAMLARGSAEPA, encoded by the coding sequence ATGACCGCGGTGGAGGTCATACATGAGATGGCCGAGCGAGACGGGACACATGGAAGCCGCCTGTTCGATCGTAGCCAGTTGTCCCTCGAATGGTTCTCGGTGCGTGAAGTCAAAGTACGAATCGGCGGAGAGCAGAAGCATCGCGCCGAAAACGGTGGGGTTGCGGGAGCCGAGTTGCCACGCACCGAGCCCTCCGGACGAGATGCCGAAGAACCGCGGCTGTCGCGTTCCGGTATCGTTCGAAGTGGTGCAGTCGCGGAGGTAAGGTCAACGAAACACTGGGTCGGACGCAACTGGATGTACGGTGGCTTCCTCGCGGGTCTGTTTCTGCTCGCGGTAGCGCCGGCCGCGCTCGTGTCGGCCGGGCGGCCGCTCGTCCTGGTGTACCTGCAACTGCCGATCTACATGATTCACCAACTCGAAGAGCATTACGATGATCGTTTTCGCCGCTGGATTAACGAGACGATCGGCGGTGGCCGAGAGATGCTGTCGACGCCCGCTGTGGTCGTCATCAATGTCGTCGGTGTCTGGGTCGTCGACCTTGCCGCCTTCTATCTTGCCCGCTTCGTCGACGTTGGGCTGGGTCTCATCGCCGTCTACCTCACGCTGGTCAACGCCGTTTTCCATCTTGCAGCCGGCGCCGGCCAGCGACGCTACAACCCCGGCCTAGCCACCGCGATCCTGCTCTTCGTGCCATGCGGAGTCTGGGGATTGGTTGCCGTCTCGGCCCAGCCCGGGGTCAGCGCAGCCGATCATGTCATCGGACTGGCCGTCGCGATCTTCATTCACGCGGCGATCATCGTTTACGGCAAACGACGCGTCGCAATGCTGGCTCGGGGAAGCGCCGAGCCAGCTTAG